A single window of Anopheles moucheti chromosome 2, idAnoMoucSN_F20_07, whole genome shotgun sequence DNA harbors:
- the LOC128299452 gene encoding elongation of very long chain fatty acids protein 7, whose protein sequence is MELITNVHQGWRYLMDELSDPRTRDWPLMSSPFPTIGISLCYAYFVKVLGPKLMENRKPFELRKVLIVYNFLQVLFSTWLFYEACISGWLAGYSLRCQPVDYSRSPMAMRMASGCWWYYFSKFTEFFDTIFFVMRKRYDQVSTLHVIHHGIMPASVWWGVKFTPGGHSSFFGLLNTFVHIIMYTYYMLAAMGPKVQKYLWWKKYLTVFQMVQFILVMGHAFQLLFWNECNYPIAFAYFIGAHAVMFYFLFSNFYKQAYTVRKQAKKEKAEQMALTNGNLESVPNKNIANGHTTTHSNGKPDFYQTIDKTMEDSYSTTRHRAFVGFGSN, encoded by the exons ATGGAGCTTATCACAAACGTGCACCAGGGCTGGCGGTACCTGATGGACGAACTGTCGGATCCAAGGACGCGCGATTGGCCGCTGATGAGTTCTCCCTTTCCCACCATCGGTATCAGTTTGTGCTATGCTTATTTCGTTAAG GTTCTTGGTCCCAAGCTGatggaaaacagaaaaccctTCGAGCTGCGGAAGGTGCTGATCGTGTACAACTTCTTGCAGGTGCTGTTCAGTACGTGGCTGTTTTACGAG GCATGCATTTCCGGATGGCTCGCCGGATACAGTCTGCGCTGTCAGCCGGTCGATTACTCCCGATCACCAATGGCCATGAGA ATGGCATCCGGATGCTGGTGGTACTACTTCTCCAAGTTCACCGAGTTCTTCGATACCATTTTCTTCGTGATGCGAAAACGGTACGATCAGGTGTCGACCCTGCACGTCATCCATCACGGCATCATGCCGGCTTCGGTTTGGTGGGGAGTTAAGTTTACGCCAG GTGGACACAGTTCTTTCTTCGGTCTGTTGAATACCTTCGTGCATATCATAATGTACACGTACTACATGTTGGCCGCGATGGGACCGAAGGTACAGAAGTACCTGTGGTGGAAGAAATATCTCACAGTTTTCCAAATG GTCCAGTTCATTCTGGTGATGGGCCATGCCTTCCAGCTGCTGTTCTGGAACGAGTGCAACTACCCGATCGCGTTTGCCTACTTCATCGGAGCTCACGCCGTGATGTTCTACTTCCTGTTTTCGAACTTCTACAAACAGGCGTACACCGTGCGAAAACAG GCAAAGAAGGAAAAGGCTGAACAGATGGCACTCACCAACGGCAACCTCGAGTCGGTGCCGAACAAGAACATCGCGAACGGACATACGACCACGCACAGCAACGGCAAACCGGACTTCTACCAGACCATCGACAAAACGATGGAGGACAGCTACTCGACCACGCGGCATCGTGCGTTTGTCGGGTTCGGTAGTAATTAG
- the LOC128310405 gene encoding eukaryotic translation initiation factor 2 subunit 3-like isoform X2 encodes MSSGDQQTSTATTGQPHLQQQDLSKLDITKLTPLSPEVISRQATINIGTIGHVAHGKSTVVKAISGVQTVRFKNELERNITIKLGYANAKIYKCDNPKCLRPTCFTSGGSSKDDSFPCYRPACTGRFQLVRHVSFVDCPGHDILMATMLNGAAVMDAALLLIAGNESCPQPQTSEHLAAIEIMKLKHIIILQNKIDLVKDTQAKEQYDQIVKFVQGTVAEGAPIIPISAQLKYNIEVLCEYITKKIPIPPRNFIDAPRLIVIRSFDVNKPGCEVNDLKGGVAGGSILRGVLKVGQEIEVRPGLVSKDAEGRLTCKPIFSKIVSLYTEQNELQFAVPGGLIGVGTKIEPTLCRADRLVGQVLGAVGALPNIFIELEVSYYLLKRLLGVRTEGDKKGAKVQKLVRHEMLLVNIGSLSTGGRVVATRADLAKIALTNPVCTEKNEKIALSRRVENHWRLIGWGQIRGGTVIEPLKEN; translated from the exons ATGTCCTCCGGTGATCAACAAACGTCCACCGCCACTACAGGGCAACCGCATCTACAGCAACAGGACCTTTCGAAGCTG GATATCACGAAGCTGACACCGCTCTCGCCGGAAGTTATTTCGCGACAGGCTACAATTAACATTGGCACCATCGGTCATGTAGCACACGGTAAATCGACAGTCGTGAAAGCCATCTCGGGCGTGCAGACTGTTCGTTTCAAGAACGAATTGGAGCGCAACATTACAATTAAACTCG GTTATGCTAACGCGAAGATCTACAAGTGTGACAATCCAAAATGTCTCCGACCGACGTGCTTCACGTCCGGGGGTTCGAGCAAGGACGATAGCTTTCCATGCTACCGGCCGGCATGTACCGGTCGCTTCCAATTGGTGCGCCATGTCAGCTTCGTCGATTGCCCCGGTCACGACATTCTTATGGCCACCATGTTGAACGGTGCCGCTGTCATGGACGCTGCCCTGTTGCTTATTGCGGGCAACGAATCCTGCCCTCAGCCCCAAACGTCCGAGCATTTGGCTGCGATTGAGATCATGAAGCTGAAGCACATCATCATCTTGCAGAACAAGATCGATCTGGTGAAAGATACGCAGGCAAAGGAGCAGTACGATCAGATCGTAAAGTTCGTGCAGGGTACGGTGGCGGAAGGTGCCCCGATCATTCCGATTTCTGCCCAGCTCAAGTATAACATTGAGGTGCTGTGCGAGTACATCACGAAGAAGATTCCCATTCCGCCGCGTAACTTCATCGATGCGCCGCGACTGATCGTGATCCGTTCGTTCGACGTAAACAAACCCGGGTGCGAGGTGAACGATCTGAAGGGTGGCGTTGCCGGTGGTTCGATCCTGCGCGGAGTGCTTAAGGTCGGCCAAGAGATTGAGGTTCGCCCGGGACTGGTGAGCAAAGACGCGGAGGGCCGGTTGACGTGTAAGCCAATCTTCTCGAAAATCGTATCGCTGTATACGGAGCAAAACGAGCTACAGTTCGCTGTGCCCGGTGGGCTGATCGGTGTCGGTACCAAGATCGAACCAACGCTTTGCCGCGCTGATCGTTTGGTGGGTCAGGTGCTGGGTGCGGTCGGTGCACTGCCTAACATCTTCATCGAGCTGGAAGTGTCGTACTATCTGCTGAAACGCTTGCTCGGTGTACGTACCGAGGGCGATAAGAAGGGTGCCAAGGTGCAGAAGCTAGTTCGGCACGAAATGTTACTGGTTAATATTGGTTCGCTCAGCACGGGCGGCCGGGTTGTGGCCACACGTGCCGATTTAGCCAAGATTGCTCTTACGAATCCTGTCTGCACAGAGAAGAACGAAAAGATTGCGCTCAGCCGACGTGTCGAGAATCATTGGCG TTTAATTGGATGGGGACAAATTCGCGGCGGTACCGTCATCGAGCCACtgaaggaaaattaa
- the LOC128296827 gene encoding protein SET isoform X1 has translation MASAVKKAKKSAEALVDESEALELVDGCQNSIDALNEQASEEILKVEQKYNELRKPHYQRRNDYIKRVSNFWIVAIMNHPQISCILEQEEEDCLQYLEKLEVEEFEDIKSGYRILFHFEENPFFDNTVLTKEFKLGSNGESPSSTSTTIKWKPEHDLTKMLPKKMDSHRRKRGLENRTFFDWFTDNNDPINDDIAELIKDDLWPNPLQYYLVPDIEVEPEDDEDGEGGEEFGEEGDEEEVDEVEDEEEKAS, from the exons ATGGCATCGGCCGTAAAGAAGGCCAAGAAATCGGCCGAAGCTTTGGTCGATGAGTCGGAGGCACTGGAATTGGTGGACGGTTGCCAAAACTCTATTGATGCCTTAAACGAGCAGGCAAGTGAGGAGATTCTAAAAGTGGAGCAAAAATATAACGAGCTACGAAAGCCCCACTATCAGAGACGAAACGACTATATTAAGCGTGTGTCGAATTTTTGGATCGTTGCAATCATGAATCACCCTCAAATTTCTTGCATCTTAGAGCAAGAAGAAGAGGATTGTTTGCAATATCTGGAGAAACTTGAAGTTGAAGAGTTCGAGGACATCAAAAGTGGATATCGAATTCTTTTCCACTTCGAAGAAAATCCATTCTTTGATAACACTGTCCTGACGAAGGAATTTAAGTTAGGCTCAAATGGCG AAAGTCCTTCCTCGACAAGCACCACGATCAAATGGAAACCGGAACACGATCTTACCAAAATGCTGCCAAAGAAGATGGATAGCCATCGTCGGAAGCGTGGCCTGGAGAATCGCACCTTTTTCGATTGGTTTACGGATAATAATGATCCCATCAACGACGACATTGCTGAACTGATCAAGGACGATCTGTGGCCGAACCCATTGCAATACTATCTCGTACCAGATATCGAAGTTGAACCGGAAGACGACGAAGACGGAGAAGGGGGAGAAGAATTCGGCGAGGAAGGTGACGAAGAAGAGGTCGACGAGGTGGAAGATGAAGAGGAAAAGGCTTCTTAG
- the LOC128310405 gene encoding histone-lysine N-methyltransferase Su(var)3-9-like isoform X1, with protein MSSGDQQTSTATTGQPHLQQQDLSKLDITKLTPLSPEVISRQATINIGTIGHVAHGKSTVVKAISGVQTVRFKNELERNITIKLECLSMSFIDTLINDPKEMESYLEKIRKQYKPPYSHSSTNDSICITPNVSRKRKLSTVTNGSEEGPTCSGESQRMKQAKILDFFQMSPPENSPPVRISRTRDRRKSCPVVQHTHSLSWTIHGRTKRASQQFDHIKKEPLEESGEYVGSTDSTDELFSINKNVDSIPAITMMKEEPISSKRYTTPPSNVSTSDELIETNGEQMASYSPSFRDNGEEQCLERYTTSTTSSGTSSNSNKLPFSRSLSDSTTNNEQNESSIAKPAKSKTQHNKTLNGSSGAIKHRKQTKISTALDKQEYTVEAIVDIQRIGDTPAFLVKWLGYPSEHNTWEPLRNVTSCSLLDHFLTDQLSYWQYWVDFIKDGIKKSAVYLNMVEKSGKSFHEILLEHKQYDWNELRADLILLAKIKHNSIRARSKTIWERIVKNMCREESFLKRRDQLNQLLQFEQQINEHEPTLRIVVENEQDLDAPPNNFTYLRANIPAEGISIPNDPPVGCECSPCNSRSTCCGKLSEGRFAYSVKKRLLLGPGAPIYECNKKCQCGPDCLNRVVQNGGKCKLTLFKTSNGRGWGVRTNAVIAEGQYISEYCGEVISYDEAEKRGREYDAVGRTYLFDLDFNGTDNPYTLDAARYGNVTRFFNHSCDPNCGIWSVWIDCLDPYLPRLAFFALRRIEIGEELTFDYHAQVTTSNVSLSAKKGVENLDGNGGVDDATGNTTINDSVRNNTKGVTECRCGSANCRKFIF; from the exons ATGTCCTCCGGTGATCAACAAACGTCCACCGCCACTACAGGGCAACCGCATCTACAGCAACAGGACCTTTCGAAGCTG GATATCACGAAGCTGACACCGCTCTCGCCGGAAGTTATTTCGCGACAGGCTACAATTAACATTGGCACCATCGGTCATGTAGCACACGGTAAATCGACAGTCGTGAAAGCCATCTCGGGCGTGCAGACTGTTCGTTTCAAGAACGAATTGGAGCGCAACATTACAATTAAACTCG AATGTTTATCGATGAGTTTTATCGATACCTTAATCAATGATccaaaagaaatggaaagttATTTAGAAAAGATACGTAAGCAGTATAAACCACCGTACAGCCACAGTAGTACAAATGATAGCATTTGCATTACACCTAATGTAAGCAGGAAACGAAAACTCTCGACTGTCACGAACGGATCGGAGGAAGGTCCAACATGTTCCGGTGAATCGCAACGCATGAAACAGGCAaaaattttagatttttttcaaatgtcgCCACCCGAAAACTCACCCCCAGTGCGTATTAGCAGAACTCGCGATCGTAGAAAATCTTGTCCAGTGGTGCAACACACACATTCCTTGAGCTGGACTATTCACGGTAGGACAAAGCGTGCCTCACAACAGTTCGATCATATCAAAAAAGAGCCCCTGGAAGAGAGCGGGGAATACGTGGGTAGTACCGATAGTACGGACGAATTATTTTCCATAAACAAGAATGTTGACTCCATTCCCGCGATAACAATGATGAAAGAGGAACCAATATCGTCTAAAAGatacaccacaccaccatcgAACGTTAGCACTAGTGACGAATTGATTGAAACAAATGGGGAACAAATGGCAAGTTATTCACCATCGTTTAGAGATAATGGCGAGGAACAGTGTTTAGAAAGATACACGACATCGACGACGAGCAGTGGTACTAGTAGCAATTCCAACAAATTGCCATTTTCGCGATCACTATCGGATTCGACGACGAATAATGAACAGAACGAGTCGTCCATCGCAAAGCCCGCGAAAAGCAAGactcaacacaacaaaactctTAACGGCTCGAGCGGTGCAATCAAGCacagaaagcaaacaaaaatttctACCGCTCTAGATAAGCAGGAGTACACTGTGGAAGCGATCGTAGATATCCAGCGAATAGGAGACACACCTGCATTTTTGGTAAAATGGCTTGGATATCCGAGCGAACATAACACTTGGGAACCGCTCCGCAACGTGACTTCCTGCTCATTACTGGATCACTTTCTGACCGATCAACTTTCGTACTGGCAATATTGGGTAGACTTCATAAAGGATGGCATTAAAAAGAGTGCAGTGTATTTAAACATGGTGGAGAAGAGTGGCAAATCGTTTCACGAAATACTGCTAGAGCATAAACAGTACGACTGGAATGAACTACGGGCCGATCTGATCCTATTGGCcaaaataaagcataacaGTATCCGTGCCCGCAGTAAGACTATATGGGAGCGCATCGTTAAGAATATGTGCCGTGAAGAATCATTCCTTAAGCGACGCGACCAGCTAAACCAGTTGCTtcagttcgagcagcagatcaACGAGCACGAACCGACGCTACGTATAGTGGTGGAAAACGAGCAAGATCTCGATGCACCGCCAAATAACTTCACCTATCTTAGAGCGAACATACCCGCCGAAGGAATCTCCATTCCGAACGATCCCCCAGTCGGTTGCGAATGTAGTCCATGCAACAGTCGAAGCACCTGCTGCGGTAAACTGTCCGAGGGTCGGTTTGCTTACAGCGTCAAGAAGCGGCTCCTCCTAGGACCCGGTGCTCCTATTTACGAATGCAACAAAAAGTGTCAATGTGGCCCGGACTGCCTGAACCGAGTGGTACAAAACGGGGGCAAATGTAAGCTGACACTGTTCAAAACGTCAAACGGGCGGGGTTGGGGCGTTCGGACGAATGCTGTTATAGCCGAAGGACAATACATTTCGGAGTACTGCGGCGAGGTGATATCGTACGATGAGGCGGAAAAACGAGGCCGAGAGTACGACGCCGTCGGTCGAACATACCTGTTTGATTTAGACTTCAACGGTACGGACAATCCTTACACGCTGGACGCCGCCCGGTACGGTAATGTGACGCGCTTCTTCAACCATTCATGTGATCCCAACTGTGGCATATGGTCGGTGTGGATCGATTGTCTCGATCCTTATCTGCCGCGTTTGGCATTTTTTGCGCTACGGCGCATTGAAATCGGTGAAGAGCTTACGTTCGACTATCACGCCCAGGTCACGACGAGCAATGTATCGCTTAGCGCAAAGAAGGGAGTGGAAAATTTAGATGGTAACGGGGGAGTCGATGATGCCACAGGAAACACTACCATCAACGATAGTGTTCGTAACAATACCAAAGGCGTTACCGAATGCCGGTGTGGAAGTGCAAATTGCCGAAAGTTCATTTTCTGA
- the LOC128310499 gene encoding ATP synthase subunit O, mitochondrial — protein sequence MAASGKFTVLIRQLSTSSAAAQLVKPPVQVFGLEGRYACALYSAASKTKALDAVEKDLKGLQNQMRTDPKVRDLLRDPTTKRNVKAAALKDVAAKVKFNAATGNLLTVLAENGRLGRLDGIINAFRLIMAAERGEVVCEVKTAKPLDDGQRKQLENALKAFLKPSQTIQLTAHVDPALIGGMVVSIGDKYVDMSVASKIKKYTDIITSPV from the exons ATGGCAGCATCCGGAAAATTCACTGTACTG ATCCGCCAACTAAGCACCAGCTCCGCCGCCGCTCAGCTGGTCAAACCACCGGTGCAAGTGTTTGGCCTGGAGGGTCGCTATGCCTGTGCCCTATACTCGGCTGCCTCGAAGACGAAGGCGCTCGATGCCGTCGAGAAGGACCTGAAGGGACTGCAGAACCAGATGCGCACGGATCCGAAGGTGCGCGATCTGCTGCGTGATCCGACCACGAAACGCAACGTGAAGGCCGCCGCCCTGAAGGATGTTGCCGCGAAGGTAAAGTTCAACGCTGCCACCGGTAATCTGTTGACTGTACTGGCAGAAAACGGACGCCTCGGTCGTCTGGACGGCATCATCAATGCATTCAGGTTGATCATGGCCGCTGAGCGGGGTGAGGTGGTGTGTGAAGTGAAGACGGCCAAACCATTGGACGATGGTCAGCGCAAGCAGCTGGAAAATGCTCTTAAG GCATTCCTGAAGCCGAGCCAAACAATCCAGCTGACGGCTCATGTTGATCCAGCGCTGATTGGCGGTATGGTTGTTTCGATTGGTGATAAGTATGTCGATATGAGCGTTGCCAGCAAAATCAAGAAGTACACCGACATCATTACGTCGCCCGTTTAA
- the LOC128308158 gene encoding uncharacterized protein LOC128308158 encodes MYQCRKFTRRNLLLLLSIGVVYLLLDHYFNGEDFGDNREKLVLIEESIKSLANQGACKMPSLPVDSPEMLSFLKDEPPIDCGSELQDWVECEKAVCNIKPEVIKEKGKITCDYADILRQSDSKVSFGETISTSGSYTLQGSDFVRAKCWTDSRTERWQGLLVGIRQDDQLRTRSSWNKESALNVLMLGFDSLSRNAFQRKLPKAFKYLTSYLGADVLQGYNIVGDGTPQALIPLLTGFTELELPDTRRRMKNTEYVNVYPLIWKEYEKYGYVTAFNEDVPNIGTFSYRLNGFDEQPTDHYMRTYYLAIEAYLSYYKRLCVGAKPRHKVMLDYTRDFMTNYRPSTPRFVFSFHGELSHDSINLVGVADTDLTNWLVELKKSGILNNTILVLMSDHGNRFAEVRNTLQGKQEERLPFFSFTFPDWFKVHYKEQYDNFRQNLDRLVTPFDVHETLQDILTLQTLKAKQKPAISRAISLFDVIPQNRSCADAYIEPHWCACLNWQPINDTTSSEEVFRSAKTIVDTINHHTERHRGICALLTLDEIRWAARLQPHEGLVRFKQNRDTDGFLGDFSSDAIRVPHDMYQVKLVTNPSKAIYEASVLHDRVNNRFRVKLGDISRINKYGTQANCIYERDPEMRKFCYCKDDH; translated from the exons ATGTACCAGTGTCGCAAATTTACACGAAGAAATCTGCTCTTGCTGCTATCGATCGGTGTAGTATATCTGCTACTCGATCACTACTTCAATGGCGAGGACTTTGGAGATAACAGGGAAAAACT TGTGCTGATCGAAGAATCAATTAAATCGCTTGCCAACCAGGGTGCATGCAAGATGCCAAGTTTACCGGTGGATTCGCCGGAAATGTTGAGCTTTCTCAAAGATGAACCACCCATCGATTGTGGAAGCGAACTCCAAGACTGGGTAGAATGTGAG AAAGCAGTTTGTAATATAAAGCCTGAAGTTATCAAGGAAAAGGGTAAGATTACCTGCGACTATGCAGACATCCTTCGGCAAAGTGACTCTAAAGTGTCCTTTGGAGAAACGATCAGCACATCGGGCAGCTACACACTGCAGGGCAGTGACTTTGTGCGCGCCAAGTGTTGGACGGACAGTCGTACGGAACGGTGGCAGGGCTTGCTGGTTGGTATCCGGCAAGATGATCAGTTACGAACACGGTCCAGCTGGAACAAGGAATCCGCGCTTAACGTGCTGATGCTCGGGTTCGATTCGCTCAGCCGCAACGCGTTCCAGCGCAAGCTACCGAAGGCGTTCAAATACCTCACCAGTTATCTTGGGGCGGACGTACTGCAGGGGTACAACATCGTTGGCGATGGGACACCGCAGGCACTGATTCCGCTGCTGACCGGGTTTACCGAACTGGAACTGCCTGACACACGGCGGCGTATGAAGAACACCGAATACGTGAACGTCTATCCGCTGATCTGGAAGGAGTACGAGAAATATGGGTACGTGACCGCGTTCAATGAAGACGTACCGAACATCGGTACATTTTCCTATCGGTTGAACGGGTTTGACGAGCAGCCGACAGATCACTACATGCGAACATACTATTTAGCGATTGAGGCGTACCTTAGCTACTACAAGCGGCTGTGCGTTGGGGCGAAACCGCGCCATAAGGTGATGCTGGACTATACGCGCGACTTCATGACGAACTATCGGCCCAGCACGCCCCGGTTCGTGTTCAGCTTTCATGGCGAGTTGTCGCATGATTCGATCAATTTGGTCGGTGTAGCGGATACCGATCTCACCAACTGGTTAGTGGAGCTGAAGAAGTCCGGAATTTTGAATAATACGATTTTGGTGCTGATGTCCGACCACGGGAACCGTTTTGCCGAGGTGCGCAACACATTGCAGGGCAAGCAGGAGGAACGGTTGCCGTTCTTTAGTTTCACCTTTCCCGACTGGTTCAAGGTGCATTACAAAGAGCAGTACGACAACTTTCGTCAGAATCTCGATCGACTCGTAACACCATTTGATGTGCACGAAACGCTACAAGATATCTTAA CACTTCAAACGCTCAAGGCCAAACAGAAGCCTGCCATATCACGTGCCATCTCGCTGTTCGATGTTATACCTCAGAATCGGTCGTGCGCTGATGCGTATATCGAGCCACACTGGTGTGCCTGTTTAAATTGGCAGCCGATTAACGATACGACCTCGTCGGAGGAAGTGTTCCGATCAGCAAAAACGATCGTCGATACGATCAATCATCACACCGAGCGACATCGAGGGATCTGTGCATTGCTCACGTTGGACGAAATCCGTTGGGCGGCACGTTTGCAACCGCACGAAGGATTGGTACGCTTCAAACAGAACCGCGACACGGACGGTTTTCTGGGCGATTTTTCGTCGGACGCGATACGCGTGCCTCACGACATGTACCAGGTGAAGCTCGTTACAAATCCGAGCAAAGCGATCTACGAAGCAAGCGTGCTGCACGACCGGGTGAACAATCGTTTCCGGGTGAAGTTGGGCGATATTTCGCGCATCAACAAGTACGGCACACAGGCAAACTGCATCTACGAGCGGGACCCGGAGATGCGTAAATTTTGCTACtgcaaggatgaccattga
- the LOC128296827 gene encoding protein SET isoform X2 yields the protein MLKAKKSAEALVDESEALELVDGCQNSIDALNEQASEEILKVEQKYNELRKPHYQRRNDYIKRVSNFWIVAIMNHPQISCILEQEEEDCLQYLEKLEVEEFEDIKSGYRILFHFEENPFFDNTVLTKEFKLGSNGESPSSTSTTIKWKPEHDLTKMLPKKMDSHRRKRGLENRTFFDWFTDNNDPINDDIAELIKDDLWPNPLQYYLVPDIEVEPEDDEDGEGGEEFGEEGDEEEVDEVEDEEEKAS from the exons ATGCTG AAGGCCAAGAAATCGGCCGAAGCTTTGGTCGATGAGTCGGAGGCACTGGAATTGGTGGACGGTTGCCAAAACTCTATTGATGCCTTAAACGAGCAGGCAAGTGAGGAGATTCTAAAAGTGGAGCAAAAATATAACGAGCTACGAAAGCCCCACTATCAGAGACGAAACGACTATATTAAGCGTGTGTCGAATTTTTGGATCGTTGCAATCATGAATCACCCTCAAATTTCTTGCATCTTAGAGCAAGAAGAAGAGGATTGTTTGCAATATCTGGAGAAACTTGAAGTTGAAGAGTTCGAGGACATCAAAAGTGGATATCGAATTCTTTTCCACTTCGAAGAAAATCCATTCTTTGATAACACTGTCCTGACGAAGGAATTTAAGTTAGGCTCAAATGGCG AAAGTCCTTCCTCGACAAGCACCACGATCAAATGGAAACCGGAACACGATCTTACCAAAATGCTGCCAAAGAAGATGGATAGCCATCGTCGGAAGCGTGGCCTGGAGAATCGCACCTTTTTCGATTGGTTTACGGATAATAATGATCCCATCAACGACGACATTGCTGAACTGATCAAGGACGATCTGTGGCCGAACCCATTGCAATACTATCTCGTACCAGATATCGAAGTTGAACCGGAAGACGACGAAGACGGAGAAGGGGGAGAAGAATTCGGCGAGGAAGGTGACGAAGAAGAGGTCGACGAGGTGGAAGATGAAGAGGAAAAGGCTTCTTAG